The following nucleotide sequence is from Lysobacterales bacterium.
CCAACCTGAAGGACTTCATCCTCGGCGGACGCTCGCTCGGCCCCTGGGTGACGGCCCTTTCCGCGCAGGCCACCGACATGTCCGGCTGGTTGTTGCTTGGCCTGCCCGGCTTCGCCTATCTCGCCGGGGTCGAATCGGCCTGGCTGGTCGGCGGCTTGATCGTCGGCACCTGGCTGAACTGGCGCTTCGTCGCGCAGCCACTGCGCGAACGTACCGAAGCCCTGGGCGATGCGTTGACCTTGCCCGCCTATTTCGAGCGCGCCTTCAGCGACACGCTGGGCCTGTTGCGGCCGCTCACCGCCTTCTTCATCCTGGTGTTCTTCATTCTCTACGCGAGTTCGCAGTTCGTCGCCGCCGGGCGCTTGTTCGAATCGCTGTTCGGACTGCCCTATGCGTGGGCGGTGTTCTGGGGTTCGATCGTGATGCTCGCCTACACCTTCCTCGGCGGCTTTCTCGCGGTGTCGTGGTCGGATGTCCTGCAGGGCACGCTGATGTTCTTCGCGCTGGTGCTGGTGGCGGCGATGGGCGTGCATCTGGTCGGCGGCTTCGATGGTCTGCACGCGACCCTGAATGCCTTCAATGCCGAACTGTTGAACCCGTGGACGAATGTCGAAGGCGCGCCCTTGGGCTGGATCGGCATCACCTCGTCGCTGGCCTGGGGACTCGGCTATTGCGGCCAGCCGCACATCCTCGCGCGCTTCATGGCGATCCGCGATCCGCAGGCGATGCACGTCGCGCGCCGGGTCGCGATGACCTGGCAGATCGTGGTGCTGATCGCGGCGATGCTGGTCGGCATGACCGCGCTCGGTGCCTTGCCGGTGCGCCTTGAAGGCGCAGAAGCCGAGAAGGTTTTCATCCAGATGAGCGCGCAGTTCTTCCCGCCGTGGATTGCCGGGATCTGCCTGGCCGGCGTGCTCGCGGCGATCATGAGCACGGCCTCGGCGCAGTTGCTGTTGTCCTCGGCCGCCTTCGCGGAAGATTTCTATCGCGGCCTGATCCGCAAGCAGGCCGGCGCGACGGAATTGCTCTGGGTCGGCCGACTCGGCGTGCTCGGTGTCGCCGCGGTCGCGTTCGTGCTCGCGCTCGATCCGGGCAGCACCGTGCTGGCGCGCGTCGGCGACGCCTGGGCCGGCTTCGGCGCCACCTTTGGGCCGGCGATCGTGCTGTCGCTGCACTGGAGGCGCATGACCCGCGCCAGTGCCTATGCCGGCATCCTCGTCGGCGGCCTCACGGTCGTCGCCTGGATGGCCCTCGCCGACCGCGGCGGCATCTTCGCCCTCTACGCCATGGTCCCCGGCTTCGTCGCCTCGTTCCTCGCGATCCTGCTCGTCGGAAGCCTGAAGCGACGACGCTGACACCGTCATGGACATCCCGAGCACTTGCTGAAACCGCGTGTGGATGATTATCGGTCGCCGGCCACGTCGGTGTCATCCCGGACCCGCTGCACGCGCTTGCGGTACTCGCTCACGTTGTCGCCGGAGATGCGCGTTTCCCGCGTGCCCTTCACC
It contains:
- the putP gene encoding sodium/proline symporter PutP, with the protein product MTQHDTRTIVATFAVYLAICLALGFVAWRRTTNLKDFILGGRSLGPWVTALSAQATDMSGWLLLGLPGFAYLAGVESAWLVGGLIVGTWLNWRFVAQPLRERTEALGDALTLPAYFERAFSDTLGLLRPLTAFFILVFFILYASSQFVAAGRLFESLFGLPYAWAVFWGSIVMLAYTFLGGFLAVSWSDVLQGTLMFFALVLVAAMGVHLVGGFDGLHATLNAFNAELLNPWTNVEGAPLGWIGITSSLAWGLGYCGQPHILARFMAIRDPQAMHVARRVAMTWQIVVLIAAMLVGMTALGALPVRLEGAEAEKVFIQMSAQFFPPWIAGICLAGVLAAIMSTASAQLLLSSAAFAEDFYRGLIRKQAGATELLWVGRLGVLGVAAVAFVLALDPGSTVLARVGDAWAGFGATFGPAIVLSLHWRRMTRASAYAGILVGGLTVVAWMALADRGGIFALYAMVPGFVASFLAILLVGSLKRRR